A window of Eubacteriaceae bacterium ES3 contains these coding sequences:
- a CDS encoding ABC transporter ATP-binding protein produces the protein MQIKVHTIEKSFKKQKVLQNIDFTIESGHIFCLLGASGSGKTTLLRIIMGALKADSGNVTIGELSVPDRSLLSTIGYMPQNDALYDELTVWENLRFFAGLHKIKRSDFMKAAQSLLEITEMTEFRDKLIRDCSGGMKKRASLMVALLHQPKLLLLDEPTVGVDPVLRRKIWNHLKSLKANGATIVVTTHVMDEVYQCDNAGLIRNGQIVALDTVDNLIASTKNSNIEELFFTTLSESEALS, from the coding sequence ATGCAAATAAAGGTCCATACTATCGAAAAATCATTTAAAAAACAAAAAGTCCTTCAAAATATTGACTTCACTATCGAAAGCGGTCATATCTTCTGCCTGCTGGGAGCATCGGGATCGGGAAAAACGACTCTATTAAGAATTATTATGGGAGCTTTAAAAGCCGATTCCGGCAACGTAACTATTGGTGAGTTGAGCGTTCCTGACAGAAGTCTTTTATCCACTATCGGTTATATGCCCCAAAACGATGCCCTATATGACGAACTGACTGTCTGGGAAAATCTCCGTTTCTTCGCCGGTCTTCATAAAATCAAACGGTCAGATTTTATGAAAGCAGCTCAGTCCCTGCTTGAAATCACAGAAATGACCGAGTTCCGGGATAAGCTGATCCGTGATTGTTCCGGTGGGATGAAAAAACGGGCATCACTGATGGTCGCTCTCCTCCACCAGCCAAAACTGCTCCTTCTTGATGAGCCCACAGTGGGAGTCGATCCGGTCCTTCGACGAAAGATCTGGAATCATTTAAAAAGTCTGAAAGCGAATGGCGCTACAATTGTGGTCACGACCCATGTTATGGATGAGGTCTATCAGTGTGATAATGCCGGCTTGATTCGCAACGGCCAGATTGTTGCCCTGGATACCGTCGACAACCTGATCGCTTCTACTAAAAACAGCAATATTGAAGAACTTTTCTTTACCACTTTATCAGAAAGCGAGGCCTTATCATGA
- a CDS encoding TetR/AcrR family transcriptional regulator, with protein sequence MEKKLSPKAWATKEKIIEAFWSLYCHKRIEKITVKEICLLSGYNRSTFYDYFKDVYEVLEEIEERTVSTEDFKELILEQIIQNRASIGEVLLNSVLTLFEKNSKYLPILLGEQGDPLFRNKLLKKLTPVVLSIYKDLSDEEVIEVRYLMEYQSAAMLSTISRWYAEKKVIPKEKFIKLLLSVTTNGVQKELSKYLQ encoded by the coding sequence ATGGAAAAAAAGCTGTCACCAAAGGCATGGGCAACAAAAGAGAAAATAATTGAAGCATTCTGGAGTCTGTATTGTCACAAGAGGATTGAAAAAATTACTGTTAAAGAAATTTGTCTTCTATCCGGCTATAACCGGTCTACTTTCTATGACTATTTTAAAGATGTTTATGAAGTGCTGGAAGAAATTGAGGAACGGACGGTGAGTACAGAAGATTTTAAAGAACTGATACTGGAGCAAATCATTCAAAATAGGGCCTCCATTGGGGAGGTACTGTTAAACTCAGTCTTAACATTATTTGAAAAAAACAGCAAGTATTTACCGATTCTTTTAGGGGAACAGGGGGACCCGCTCTTTCGCAATAAACTGCTTAAAAAACTGACACCGGTGGTTTTATCGATATATAAGGATTTAAGTGATGAAGAGGTGATAGAGGTTCGCTATCTGATGGAATATCAGAGTGCAGCCATGCTTTCGACGATCAGCAGGTGGTATGCGGAAAAAAAGGTTATTCCAAAAGAAAAGTTTATAAAGCTGCTGCTTTCAGTTACTACCAATGGTGTCCAAAAGGAATTGTCAAAATATCTGCAATAG
- a CDS encoding L-fuculose-phosphate aldolase yields the protein MLLQKEREDVVRYCRKLIEAGLTKGTGGNISILNREKSLMAMSPSGMDYFETDPEDIVVMDVKEGRIVDGKRKPSSEHELHRIFYIKRDDINAVVHTHSVYSTVLATLREGLPASSYLVALAGLDVRCADYVTFGTNQLAKVTFEAMIDRYAVFMANHGLLTGSRDILNAFNIAEEIEHCAEIYVKARSIGTPVILDEAEMTKMIQIFNKSYGQKVAKADME from the coding sequence ATGCTCTTACAAAAGGAAAGAGAAGACGTGGTCCGCTATTGCCGGAAACTGATAGAAGCCGGACTGACCAAAGGAACAGGCGGCAATATCTCTATTTTAAACCGAGAAAAAAGCCTGATGGCCATGAGCCCCAGCGGCATGGATTATTTTGAAACCGATCCCGAAGACATCGTAGTAATGGATGTAAAAGAAGGCCGCATCGTCGATGGCAAAAGAAAGCCTTCCAGCGAACATGAACTGCACCGGATTTTTTATATCAAACGAGATGACATCAATGCAGTAGTCCACACCCATTCGGTCTATTCAACCGTTCTGGCAACTCTCAGAGAAGGTCTTCCGGCCAGCAGCTACCTGGTTGCCCTGGCTGGTCTTGATGTTCGCTGTGCAGATTATGTAACCTTTGGCACCAACCAACTGGCCAAAGTCACTTTTGAAGCAATGATTGACCGGTACGCTGTTTTTATGGCCAACCACGGTCTTTTAACCGGCAGCAGGGATATTCTCAACGCTTTTAATATCGCCGAAGAAATTGAGCACTGCGCCGAAATTTATGTCAAAGCCCGGTCTATCGGTACTCCGGTCATTCTCGATGAAGCGGAAATGACTAAAATGATTCAGATTTTTAACAAGTCTTACGGGCAGAAAGTTGCCAAGGCGGATATGGAATAG
- a CDS encoding ABC transporter permease, whose protein sequence is MSSIIKRILTQMKNDKRSVGLLLFAPLLVITLLYFILDDSSYIPQIAVFDISDALITELAQDADLITLKELPENDNYLEENNIDALFYTDANSLNLLMLEQNSKSAAALKAITDASQALQKNSPNQIDISYVYETDSGNLLDSMSYVILGVISFFFVFILSGMSFVRERFGQTLERMLMTPISRIDIIGGYTLGYGILAAVQSVVIILYSSYVLTIHNQGSVALSILVMILMAFSAVSVGALVSIFSNNELQLVQFIPVVVIPQIFFSGLIPIDTIPFGLGNLCYITPIYYGCTALQKIMIQGKGFFEIWPWLLGSFIYIVVLFTVNVIALKKYRSI, encoded by the coding sequence ATGAGCAGTATAATTAAACGAATATTAACCCAGATGAAAAACGATAAACGTTCAGTCGGCCTGCTTTTGTTTGCCCCCCTGCTGGTCATCACCTTATTGTACTTCATTCTGGATGACTCCTCTTATATCCCCCAGATTGCCGTTTTTGATATTAGTGACGCACTGATAACCGAACTTGCTCAAGATGCCGATCTAATTACTCTGAAAGAACTTCCAGAAAACGACAATTATCTGGAGGAAAATAACATCGATGCCCTTTTCTATACCGATGCCAATAGTCTTAATTTATTAATGTTGGAACAAAATTCTAAGTCTGCCGCGGCCCTTAAAGCCATTACTGATGCCAGTCAGGCCCTGCAAAAGAATTCTCCAAATCAGATTGACATCAGCTACGTCTACGAAACTGACAGCGGAAACCTTTTAGATTCCATGTCCTATGTAATTCTTGGTGTAATCTCTTTCTTCTTTGTCTTCATCCTTTCTGGGATGTCTTTTGTCCGGGAACGATTTGGCCAGACCCTGGAAAGAATGCTGATGACACCTATCAGCCGAATTGATATTATTGGAGGTTATACCCTGGGCTACGGGATCCTGGCGGCAGTCCAAAGCGTCGTTATTATTCTGTATTCGTCTTACGTACTGACTATCCATAACCAGGGTTCTGTGGCTCTAAGTATTCTGGTTATGATCCTGATGGCTTTCTCCGCTGTATCCGTAGGCGCTTTGGTTTCAATTTTTTCCAATAACGAATTACAGCTGGTTCAGTTTATTCCGGTGGTGGTCATCCCTCAGATCTTCTTCTCAGGCCTGATCCCAATTGACACCATCCCCTTTGGGCTGGGTAATCTCTGCTATATCACCCCTATCTATTACGGTTGTACCGCCCTGCAGAAAATTATGATTCAGGGCAAGGGGTTTTTTGAGATCTGGCCCTGGTTGTTAGGTTCATTTATTTATATTGTCGTTTTATTTACCGTCAATGTTATCGCACTTAAAAAATACCGGAGTATCTAG
- a CDS encoding IS256 family transposase, with translation MAQLNITLDTELLHGLFTKDSRDEAFSKLLETILNQVLVAQSAEQLGAERYERCEDRTAYRNGFRDRELTTRIGGITLRIPRHRNGEFSTTMFQRYQRSEQALMLAMIEMVINGVSTRKIENITEELCGQSFSKSTVSKLCENLDPVVNGFRNRTLEKHYPFIIVDALYLKVREDSRVRSKGLLVATAVNENGNREVIGFQLNDTETESSWGDFFQNLKERGLTAVDLIVSDNHKGLVNAIKKHFQGSTWQRCQTHFSRNVLDKTPKNQQSELKSYLKRIYNAVNIEDARNLLKDTLRHFESKAPKAIEILEEGFDDVMAVMSLPEKYRKRLRTTNSIERLNEEIRRRDRVIRIYPNEKSVIRLLGALLMEQDEKWSSGRKYLDMQDYYEFLKEQTAAVSSAA, from the coding sequence ATGGCTCAATTAAATATTACACTGGACACAGAACTTTTGCACGGACTTTTTACAAAAGATTCCCGGGATGAGGCTTTTTCAAAGCTTCTGGAAACAATTCTTAACCAGGTGCTTGTAGCGCAATCGGCTGAGCAACTTGGTGCTGAACGCTATGAGCGATGCGAGGATCGGACAGCTTACCGTAACGGTTTTAGGGATCGTGAATTAACAACGCGAATCGGTGGTATCACCCTGCGGATCCCTCGTCATCGTAACGGCGAATTCAGCACGACGATGTTTCAGCGCTACCAGCGGAGCGAGCAGGCTCTGATGCTGGCAATGATCGAAATGGTCATTAATGGGGTTTCAACCCGCAAAATCGAAAACATTACAGAAGAACTTTGTGGCCAGAGCTTTTCAAAATCAACAGTTTCAAAGCTGTGTGAAAATCTGGATCCGGTAGTAAACGGTTTTCGTAACCGAACGCTTGAAAAGCATTATCCATTTATAATTGTGGATGCTTTATATCTCAAAGTTCGCGAAGACAGCAGAGTCCGGTCAAAAGGTCTATTGGTAGCAACCGCAGTCAACGAAAATGGCAATCGTGAAGTAATTGGTTTTCAGCTGAATGATACCGAAACAGAATCAAGCTGGGGAGATTTTTTTCAAAATCTCAAAGAGCGTGGTCTGACAGCCGTTGATCTGATAGTATCCGATAATCACAAAGGACTTGTAAATGCGATTAAAAAACATTTTCAGGGATCCACCTGGCAGAGATGCCAGACACATTTCTCAAGAAATGTACTGGATAAAACGCCCAAAAATCAGCAGTCCGAATTGAAATCCTATCTGAAACGCATCTACAATGCAGTAAATATTGAAGATGCCCGCAACCTGCTGAAAGACACACTGAGACATTTTGAATCCAAAGCACCAAAAGCGATTGAAATACTCGAAGAAGGTTTTGATGATGTGATGGCTGTAATGAGTCTTCCTGAGAAATACCGGAAAAGACTGCGCACAACCAACAGTATCGAACGACTCAACGAGGAAATCAGGCGTCGTGATCGCGTGATCCGCATTTATCCCAACGAAAAATCGGTTATCCGTTTACTGGGTGCGCTGCTTATGGAACAGGATGAAAAATGGTCTTCCGGCAGAAAATATCTGGATATGCAGGATTACTATGAATTTTTAAAAGAACAGACGGCTGCTGTTTCATCAGCAGCCTAG